The Natranaerobius trueperi genome window below encodes:
- a CDS encoding ABC transporter permease: MNLNNEPRKQSEIEYRTKRLKISHKLKIFIIKYFSYLKKYSFIILPVIYLLLGSGAIIYNVQNPVDSLTETWLDYSTVFESLIRHIRLVGFASVGAVLTSVPLGILITRPKFRWLTPLVDNTINIAQTVPSIAILGLFYTILGIGETTALFALWLYSLLPILRNTSIGIQGIAPDIIESARGMGMTSCRIFTKVEFPLALPVIMAGIRTTVVICTGAATLATFIGGGGLGDIISAGLNLDRYQLVYLGATLSALFALLLDNVLGTLEQALKR; this comes from the coding sequence AATCGAATATAGAACAAAAAGATTAAAAATTTCACATAAGCTTAAAATTTTTATCATAAAGTATTTTAGCTATTTAAAAAAGTATTCTTTTATAATATTACCGGTTATATACTTACTTCTTGGTAGTGGTGCAATAATTTATAATGTACAAAATCCAGTAGATAGTCTTACAGAAACTTGGTTAGACTATAGTACTGTTTTTGAATCATTGATTAGACATATTAGATTAGTAGGTTTTGCATCTGTGGGAGCTGTACTGACAAGTGTTCCTCTAGGTATCTTAATAACAAGACCTAAATTTCGCTGGTTAACGCCATTAGTAGATAATACAATAAATATAGCTCAAACAGTACCAAGTATAGCCATTCTTGGTCTTTTTTATACAATTTTAGGAATAGGTGAGACAACCGCATTGTTTGCACTTTGGTTATATTCCTTACTCCCTATCTTGAGAAATACTTCAATAGGGATTCAAGGAATTGCCCCCGACATAATTGAGTCTGCAAGGGGAATGGGTATGACTTCTTGTAGAATTTTTACCAAAGTTGAATTCCCTTTAGCTCTACCTGTAATAATGGCTGGAATTAGAACAACTGTTGTGATTTGTACTGGTGCTGCTACATTAGCTACTTTTATTGGTGGAGGTGGTCTTGGAGATATCATTAGTGCAGGTTTAAACTTAGACCGGTATCAATTAGTTTATTTAGGAGCCACTCTATCAGCCTTATTTGCATTGCTTCTAGATAATGTTTTGGGTACATTAGAACAAGCATTAAAAAGATAA